Proteins encoded in a region of the Nicotiana tomentosiformis chromosome 9, ASM39032v3, whole genome shotgun sequence genome:
- the LOC104113380 gene encoding pumilio homolog 24 — protein MAAKPQKRDDSKKRKHAPAAALGKSTPKKLKSSTGVPAKVLKKPHNKFSKPGDKKQQPKPHVGNDPVDTKRQRRIQAKELAEARKKKRKKHYTLEQELASLWEKMRTRNIAKEERSRLVTDALKKMKGKIPEIASSHVSSRVLQTCVKHCTQDERNAVFVEIRPHFITLASNTYAVHLVTKMLDTASKEQLAEFISSLHGHVATLLRHMVGSLVVEHAYQLGNAAQKQTLLMELYSPELQLFKDLTSLKEARIVDVISTLKLQKTSVIRHMTSVLQPILEKGILDHSIIHRALVEYLTIADQSSAADVIQQLSSPDLVRMIHTKDGSRIGIFCIKHGTAKDRKKIIKGMKDKVGKIARDKCGTLVLVSILSIVDDTKLLSKVIIRELEGILTELLSDQNGRRPLLQLLHPNSSRHFSPDELVALGSSVPSLVTKSPSDVNVALDEETEASGLGEADKEDSCDTGAAADATQSSHLNEGGKKDPLTRRQELLVNSGLAEKLIDACCEMAGELLKSNFGKEVIYEVAMEGADSILHATLDGKLKTLHGAIATLAAHPKVEESDKEHLLEHFHSSRTIRKLILDSPSFACTLYEKALKGKCAIWAQGHSAKVISALLETSSSKVHKLVKKEVQPLVDDGILKLAK, from the exons ATGGCAGCAAAACCCCAAAAAAGAGACGACTCCAAAAAGCGAAAGCATGCTCCGGCAGCCGCCTTAGGGAAATCAACTCCCAAGAAACTGAAATCATCAACTGGTGTTCCAGCTAAGGTTCTGAAGAAACCCCATAATAAATTTTCAAAGCCGGGAGATAAAAAGCAACAACCTAAGCCTCATGTTGGGAACGACCCAGTTGATACCAAGCGACAGCGTCGTATACAGGCAAAG GAGCTAGCTGAAgcaaggaagaagaagaggaagaaacaTTACACATTGGAGCAA GAGCTCGCATCACTCTGGGAGAAGATGAGAACTCGAAATATTGCAAAAGAAGAAAGATCAAG ATTGGTGACTGATGCCTTAAAGAAAATGAAAGGGAAGATCCCTGAAATAGCAAGCTCCCATGTTTCCTCTCGTGTTCTTCAG ACTTGTGTGAAACATTGTACACAAGATGAAAGAAATGCTGTGTTTGTGGAGATTCGGCCTCATTTTATCACTCTTGCCAGCAATACCTATGCAGTTCATCTGGTGACAAAGATGCTTGATACTG CATCCAAGGAGCAACTGGCGGAGTTTATTTCCTCTCTTCATGGGCATGTTGCTACTCTTCTTAGGCATATGGTTGGTTCACTTG TTGTTGAACATGCTTATCAGTTGGGAAATGCAGCTCAGAAACAAACTCTTCTCATGGAGCTGTATTCTCCCGAGCTTCAGTTGTTCAAAGATTTGACCTCACTGAAGGAAGCAAG AATAGTTGATGTTATATCCACGCTAAAGCTTCAAAAGACTTCAGTCATACGGCACATGACTTCTGTACTTCAGCCTATTTTGGAGAAAGGAATACTAGACCACTCAATTATACACAGGGCACTTGTGGAGTACTTAACTATTGCTGATCAG TCTTCTGCTGCAGATGTAATCCAGCAGTTGTCAAGTCCAGACCTTGTTCGAATGATTCACACAAAGGATGGATCCAGGATTGGGATATTTTGCATCAAACATGGGACTGCAAAG GACCGAAAGAAAATCATTAAAGGGATGAAAGACAAGGTCGGAAAGATAGCTCGGGATAAATGTGGGACTTTG GTGCTCGTCTCCATCCTTTCAATTGTTGATGACACGAAACTTTTATCAAAG GTTATCATTCGTGAGCTTGAAGGAATCCTTACGGAGCTTCTTTCAGATCAG AATGGTAGACGCCCATTGTTGCAATTACTGCATCCAAATAGCTCACGCCATTTCAGCCCTGATGAGCTAGTAGCTCTTGGTTCATCTGTTCCTTCGCTTGTCACCAAG AGCCCCTCAGATGTAAATGTTGCATTGGATGAAGAAACAGAAGCTTCAGGGCTTGGTGAAGCTGATAAAGAAGATAGCTGTGACACAGGTGCTGCAGCCGATGCCACCCAAAGTTCACATTTGAACGAAGGAGGAAAGAAGGATCCTCTTACAAGGCGGCAAGAATTATTGGTCAACAGTGGGCTAGCTGAG AAACTCATCGATGCATGTTGTGAGATGGCAGGGGAATTGCTAAAATCAAACTTTGGTAAAGAGGTCATTTATGAG GTCGCCATGGAAGGTGCAGACAGCATCCTTCACGCAACTTTAGATGGAAAGTTGAAAACCTTACATGGTGCTATAGCAACTCTGGCAGCACATCCTAAAGTGGAGGAATCAGATAAAGAACATCTCCTTGAACACTTCCATTCTAGCAGGACCATCAGAAAACTGATCTTGGACTCCCCTTCTTTTGCTTGCACTTTGTATGAGAAAGCCCTGAAAGGGAAATGCGCAATTTGGGCTCAAGGCCACAG TGCGAAAGTGATTAGTGCACTGTTGGAAACTTCAAGTTCTAAGGTACACAAGCTTGTGAAGAAGGAAGTTCAGCCCTTGGTAGATGATGGTATCCTCAAATTAGCCAAATGA
- the LOC104113379 gene encoding J protein JJJ2 encodes MGRSNGNESADAKWQLVSEICKLSKGMIPCSHQYLLYHRDSAFIDWYLVLDVDESDGADVIKQRYRKLALQLHPDKNKHPKAEIAFKLVSQAYVCLTDEASRETFEADRRNHHICPKCHIKSSEKPPRHGNVAKVAKTFTTNEEARPVSRSISRVKQLKARFMEEVAVINTCLKAKSPCTCSTEAQTFTRQNEIPIFNTFNYELQGYPHPSNYRKLLHRFQERSIEKHVSSSHDCSYPVFELRSEREAYVDRFNRTGSKHKFYN; translated from the exons ATGGGAAGAAGTAATGGAAATGAATCTGCAGATGCAAAATGGCAATTGGTCTCAGAAATTTGTAAACTCTCTAAAGGGATGATTCCTTGTTCCCATCAATACCTTTTGTATCACAGAGATTCGGCATTCATCGACTGGTATCTTGTTCTTGAT GTCGATGAGAGTGATGGAGCAGATGTCATTAAGCAACGATATCGTAAACTAG CTTTGCAGCTTCATCCTGATAAGAACAAACATCCCAAAGCTGAGATTGCATTCAAGTTGGTTTCCCAG GCATATGTTTGCCTGACAGATGAAGCAAGCAGAGAGACTTTTGAAGCAGACAGAAGAAACCACCACATATGCCCAAAGTGTCACATAAAATCAAGTGAAAAGCCTCCTAGACATGGCAATGTTGCAAAAGTGGCCAAAACATTTACTACTAATGAAGAGGCACGGCCAGTTTCCAGAAGCATTTCACGTGTTAAACAACTTAAAGCCAGATTTATGGAAGAAGTTGCAGTTATAAACACATGTCTGAAGGCGAAATCTCCATGTACTTGCTCAACAGAAGCTCAGACTTTCACGAGACAGAATGAAATACCAATCTTCAATACATTTAATTATGAGTTACAAGGCTATCCTCATCCTAGCAATTATAGGAAGTTGCTGCATAGATTTCAGGAAAGAAGCATTGAGAAACATGTTTCTAGTAGTCACGACTGTAGCTATCCAGTGTTTGAGCTTAGATCAGAAAGGGAAGCATATGTAGATAGATTTAATAGAACCGGCTCTAAGCATAAGTTCTACAACTAG